In a genomic window of Nostoc sp. UHCC 0870:
- a CDS encoding fasciclin domain-containing protein has translation MFVSNFFRWSLASANLLALGVAAATISPVIISHEALAQNTVPATTTATSFGDVGADYWASPFIQTLAQRNIIAGFPDGTFKPNQSVSRAEFATMIQKAFNQQAVRQLGADGFTDVPANYWANAAIREAYETGFMAGYPGDVFLPNQQIPKVQAIAALANGLGLQSSNSSASDVVNTNYTDASAIPNYAVNAVAAATQANMVVNYPDVKELNPQQSLTRAEAAALLYQALVKQGQVQPIASNVVATNYIVGQATGNTQTGNDIVSIAAASNSFSIITSLIKTAGLADTLQQPGPYTVFAPTNEAFAGLPAGTLQQLQQPENRELLIQILTYHVVPGQLTANQLSSGELKTVENSPVNIKVDSANNQITVNEARVIQPNIQASNGVIYPINQVLIPPKLTSQQPQTPTNGVTPGRATRGGSSYVGVAGNIGLGGDTALSESNFAVISKIGLTRTLSVRPSAVFGNDTVFLVPLTYDFTPREVEPGVVQPFAVSPYIGAGVAIEASGDTSIGLLVTGGVDVPLGNRFTLTGAVNAAFVDETDVGLLLGVGYNF, from the coding sequence ATGTTCGTGAGTAATTTTTTTCGCTGGTCATTAGCAAGTGCAAATTTGCTAGCTTTAGGAGTAGCTGCGGCTACAATTTCTCCTGTGATCATTTCTCATGAGGCTTTAGCTCAAAATACAGTTCCTGCGACAACTACAGCCACTAGCTTTGGTGATGTTGGTGCAGATTATTGGGCGAGTCCATTTATTCAAACCCTGGCTCAAAGAAATATTATTGCTGGCTTTCCCGATGGCACATTTAAGCCAAATCAATCAGTAAGTCGGGCGGAATTTGCCACAATGATCCAGAAAGCTTTTAACCAACAAGCAGTTAGACAATTAGGTGCAGATGGATTTACAGATGTGCCGGCGAACTACTGGGCAAATGCTGCTATTAGAGAAGCTTACGAAACTGGATTTATGGCAGGTTATCCAGGGGATGTGTTTTTACCCAATCAACAAATTCCCAAAGTTCAGGCGATCGCAGCTTTAGCTAATGGTTTAGGCTTACAATCTAGTAACTCTTCTGCATCAGATGTAGTCAATACTAACTATACAGATGCCTCAGCCATCCCCAATTATGCTGTGAATGCTGTAGCGGCGGCGACACAAGCCAATATGGTTGTGAATTATCCCGATGTCAAAGAACTCAATCCCCAACAGTCTCTGACTCGTGCAGAAGCAGCCGCACTGTTATATCAAGCCTTAGTCAAGCAAGGACAGGTGCAACCTATCGCTAGCAATGTTGTAGCCACTAACTACATAGTAGGTCAAGCAACTGGCAATACTCAAACTGGCAATGACATCGTTTCTATAGCTGCGGCTAGTAATTCTTTTAGTATAATAACTTCTTTAATCAAGACAGCAGGGTTAGCTGATACCTTACAACAACCAGGCCCTTATACAGTTTTCGCACCCACGAACGAAGCCTTTGCTGGTTTGCCGGCTGGTACTTTACAACAGTTACAGCAACCTGAAAACAGAGAATTATTGATTCAGATATTGACATATCATGTAGTTCCTGGTCAGTTAACAGCTAATCAACTCTCATCTGGGGAATTAAAAACCGTTGAAAATTCACCTGTAAATATTAAAGTTGACAGTGCCAACAATCAGATTACAGTCAACGAAGCTAGAGTGATTCAACCCAATATCCAAGCTAGCAACGGGGTTATATATCCCATTAACCAAGTTCTGATTCCACCTAAACTTACCAGTCAACAACCACAAACACCTACTAACGGTGTGACACCAGGGAGAGCTACCCGTGGCGGCTCTAGTTATGTAGGAGTGGCTGGTAATATTGGCTTGGGTGGTGATACTGCTCTGAGTGAAAGTAACTTTGCAGTAATCAGCAAAATTGGGCTTACCCGGACTTTATCAGTGCGTCCATCAGCAGTATTTGGCAACGATACAGTATTTCTCGTTCCCTTAACTTATGATTTTACCCCCCGTGAGGTAGAACCTGGCGTTGTACAACCATTTGCTGTATCGCCTTATATTGGTGCTGGTGTAGCAATTGAAGCTAGTGGCGATACTAGTATTGGCTTGCTGGTAACTGGTGGTGTTGATGTTCCTTTGGGGAATCGCTTTACACTAACGGGTGCTGTTAATGC